Below is a genomic region from Pseudomonadota bacterium.
TCGGATCGAGAGCGATTTTGAAGCCAGGGTGGAATCGCTGTTCAACAAGATGATCGAGACCGTTGCGAATCGAGAAGGCTGATCTGTATACAAAAAGCCGTTTTTCTATGCACATGACCAACCACATGCATAATAAACAGCTGATTTTTATTCATTATGAAGTATGCCCGCAATCTGGTCGGTATGAGGGAGAAAAGATATGAAAACTGAGATTGTCCGGTCTCTGACCGATAATTTCGAGGCGCATGCCCAGCAGACCGAGAATGGCATCGAGTTCTGGCTTGCCCGCGATCTCCAGCACCTTCTCGGCTATACCAAATGGGATAATTTCCTGAATGTTATTTCCAAGGCCAAAACCGCCTGTGAGATCTCCAACCATCAAATCGCCGACCATTTTGCCGACGTCGGGAAAATGGTCAAGTCGTCAGGGAGCAACGGCCCATGAGCAATATTAAACTGTTTGAGACACGACAAATTCGTTCAGTGTGGAGTGATGCTGAGCAGCGCTGGTATTTTTCGGTCATTGATGTGGTTGCAGTCCTGACCGACAGCCCGAAGCCACGGGATTATTGGTACCACATAAAAAAACGGGAAAAAATCAGCGGGACTGAACTGTCGACAATCTGTCGACAGTTCAAACTGCAAGCCCCGGACGGCAAATTACGGGAGACCGACTGTTCGGATACAGAAGGATTGCTTCGGATCATCCAGTCCATTCCCTCGCCCAAAGCCGAACCCTTCAAACGCTGGCTGGCCAGGGTCGGCTACGAACGCCTGGAGGAGATAGAAAATCCCGAACTGACCGCCAAGCGTATGCGGGAATTATACAAGGCCAAGGGATATAGCGACGAATGGATTGAAAAGCGAGTGCGCGGAATCGCCATTCGCGACGAGTTGACCAATGAATGGAAGAAACGCGGAGTCAAGGAACAGCTCGAATATGCCATTCTCACCGCCGAGATCAGCCGCGCCACCTTCGGCATGACGCCTTCGGAGTATAAGGCCTTCAAGAGCCTTGATAAACCGGCGGACAACCTTCGTGACCATATGAGCGACCTGGAGTTGATCTTCACCATGTTGGGCGAGGCCTCCACCACCGAGATTGCACGTAACCAGAATGCCCAGGGCTATGAAAAGAATCGCAGTGCTGCCATTGAAGGCGGAACGGTTGCCGGCAGTGCCAGAAAAGATCTGGAGAGGAAATCAGGGCGGAGGGTATCGAGCAGGGAGAATTTCAAGGAGATTCCGGAAGCGGCGATGCGGAAAATTGGAAGAGTGAAGAGTGAAGAGTGAAGAGTGAAATGTTAGAGCCGAGGAGAGACTTGCCGGAGCGTACGTTTGCGTTTGCCTGTCGGGTTGTGAAATTGTGCCAGGTGCTTGAACAGGCGCCTGGTGTAAGCCGTACGTTGGCCAACCAGCTCTTAAGGGCCGGGACATCAATCGGCGCCAACGTTGAAGAGGGGCAAGGCAGCCAGAGCAAGGCGGACTTTATCGCCAAATACTCCATTGCCTGTAAGGAAGCCCGTGAAACTAATTATTGGCTTCGGTTGCTGTTAGCGGCAGAAATTGTAACCGACCTCAATTTGAAGGACTTGAGTGATGAATCGAATCAACTGATTGCCATCCTGACAACGATCCTAAAGAAAACCAGGAGCAATTCAGGAAAATAGTCACCCGCAAGAGAGAAGTTTTCTTCACCCTTCACTCTTCAAACTTCACTCTTTTTTGCGACAAGGAACAAACAACATGGCCATGAAGAAGACAGATAGCAAAACCGTGGAAACATTGACCCACGCTGAAGCGAGTCGCAAAAACATCCCCACCGCCGAGCATCAGTCGATCATGCACGAGGCCGACAAGAGCCCGGTGCAGGTCGCCTACCAACGCCGCAACCGCGATCTGGACCCGCAACTGGTCTGGCGCGGCAAGGATGAGCAGGACTGGTCGGATCTGATTGTCCAGGCCCCACCCTCTACATCCAGGAGAAGGAAGGTATGAGGAGCAAGATGCAAATGACAAAGGGCACAGCATGAAATTCTGGGTGGGTGTCACCGACAATAATTGGTATAACTTTCTTCGCCAGCGGCAGCCGGATGAGGTGAATTTCTGGAGGCCAAGCGGCAAAAGTCAATTCTCGGCCGTCCAGCCTGGCGACCTGTTTCTTTTTAAACTTAAATCACCTCACAACCACATTGCCGGCGGCGGTTATTTTGTCCGGCATTCAATCCTTCCACTTTCTCTCGCGTGGGAAGCATTTAAGGAAAAAAACGGCGCTCCTGATTCGCAATCCCTTCTGCGCATGATTTCCGCGCTTCGGAATGACAACAATCCAAATCCTTTTATTGGGTGTTCAATTCTCGCAGAACCGTTCTTCTTCAGGGAAGAGGACTGGATTCCGGCGCCGACCAACTGGGGGCGCAGCATTGTGCAGGGCAAAACATACAGCACTGCGGATTCTCATGGCATGTCACTCTGGCGTGCGGTAATGGACCGTCTCCAACAAAATCCGTTATTGGATGACACGGGAGCAAGCACGGCTCTTGTTGCTGCGGAAGATCAACCCCAGTACGGATCGGAATATCTGACCAAAGTCCGTTTAGGCCAAGGAGCTTTCCGAGTTCTGGTCACGGAGTCTTATCAACGCCGATGCGCTGTCACCGGTGAACGTACTTTGCCGGTCCTTGAGGCCGCGCACATCAAACCATTTGCTCAGAGTTGCCCCAATCGGGTGAATAATGGTCTGCTGCTACGTTCCGATCTCCATATCCTTTTTGATCGAGGATATATGACGATAACCGACAGCTTGAATGTTGAAGTAAGCCGCAGAATCAAGGAAGAGTTTGAGAACGGCCGTGATTATTACGCCATGCACGGCAAGCCCTTAATCGTTATGCCAAGCGAGGCAATTGAGAGGCCGGCTGGTGACTATATTGCGTGGCACAATGAAAATATCTTCCGGCCATAACCAGGCCGGCAAGGAGGGATAGTTGGAAAAGTTACTGCAGGAACTCATCAAATTCCGTGAGGAAAGGGATTGGGGCCGGTTTCATTCCC
It encodes:
- a CDS encoding Bro-N domain-containing protein — encoded protein: MSNIKLFETRQIRSVWSDAEQRWYFSVIDVVAVLTDSPKPRDYWYHIKKREKISGTELSTICRQFKLQAPDGKLRETDCSDTEGLLRIIQSIPSPKAEPFKRWLARVGYERLEEIENPELTAKRMRELYKAKGYSDEWIEKRVRGIAIRDELTNEWKKRGVKEQLEYAILTAEISRATFGMTPSEYKAFKSLDKPADNLRDHMSDLELIFTMLGEASTTEIARNQNAQGYEKNRSAAIEGGTVAGSARKDLERKSGRRVSSRENFKEIPEAAMRKIGRVKSEE
- a CDS encoding HNH endonuclease → MKFWVGVTDNNWYNFLRQRQPDEVNFWRPSGKSQFSAVQPGDLFLFKLKSPHNHIAGGGYFVRHSILPLSLAWEAFKEKNGAPDSQSLLRMISALRNDNNPNPFIGCSILAEPFFFREEDWIPAPTNWGRSIVQGKTYSTADSHGMSLWRAVMDRLQQNPLLDDTGASTALVAAEDQPQYGSEYLTKVRLGQGAFRVLVTESYQRRCAVTGERTLPVLEAAHIKPFAQSCPNRVNNGLLLRSDLHILFDRGYMTITDSLNVEVSRRIKEEFENGRDYYAMHGKPLIVMPSEAIERPAGDYIAWHNENIFRP
- a CDS encoding four helix bundle protein gives rise to the protein MLEPRRDLPERTFAFACRVVKLCQVLEQAPGVSRTLANQLLRAGTSIGANVEEGQGSQSKADFIAKYSIACKEARETNYWLRLLLAAEIVTDLNLKDLSDESNQLIAILTTILKKTRSNSGK